A portion of the Naumovozyma castellii chromosome 2, complete genome genome contains these proteins:
- the NCAS0B00320 gene encoding uncharacterized protein gives MNILLSDFTNNEITYVSYIYMHAPSLGSVLYSYQQIYSTNKFATYTDINLSEFSAMVEPMPMYTVRVSEQLVQAVASVERTYTTPFSLPTPYTTTIGDGTLSEVISYISTNVNGNAETRTTTSTLPPPFSLPEPYTTTVVNDGTTISEVISFISTNINGSPATETSISVIPPPYSQPTAYNTTLVYDDVTVTGLVSFSPKNAGNGLTKTAAFTSLYPVDRTHTFTATEIDIETSTTTVTDAAATTYRTVWTTTTAAVTVKAQTTITVYV, from the coding sequence atgaatattttattgaGTGATTTtacaaataatgaaattacCTATGTATCTTACATTTACATGCATGCGCCATCTCTCGGTTCCGTTTTGTACAGTTATCAGCAAATTTATTCCACAAACAAATTTGCTACTTACACagatattaatttatcTGAATTTTCTGCCATGGTGGAACCAATGCCCATGTACACTGTGAGAGTAAGTGAACAATTAGTTCAAGCAGTTGCCAGTGTGGAACGTACTTACACTACACCATTTTCATTACCTACTCCATACACTACTACCATCGGTGATGGAACTCTTTCTGAAGTAATCTCTTACATTTCCACCAATGTCAATGGAAATGCTGAAACAAGAACAACTACCTCCACTCTTCCACCACCCTTTTCTCTTCCTGAACCATACACAACCACTGTAGTAAATGATGGAACAACTATCTCTGAAGTCATTTCCTTTATCTCCACTAATATTAATGGATCTCCAGCTACAGAAACATCAATTTCTGTCATCCCCCCACCATACTCACAGCCAACTGCCTATAACACTACTTTAGTATACGATGATGTTACTGTCACTGGTCTTGTTTCATTTAGCCCAAAGAATGCCGGAAATGGATTGACAAAGACCGCTGCCTTCACATCTTTGTATCCAGTGGATAGAACACATACTTTCACTGCTACTGAAATAGACATTGAAACGTCTACCACAACAGTTACTGATGCCGCTGCCACTACTTACAGAACAGTCTGGACTACCACAACCGCCGCCGTCACCGTGAAAGCTCAAACTACAATTACTGTCTATGTTTAA
- the DAT1 gene encoding Dat1p (ancestral locus Anc_8.836) → MAKTLAQGRKPGSGRKPGKAKTLREGRKPGSGRKRREPALNNHTQLQSEAQIGTNKTLNDNLTKSPTNELNFTLRDMEAVDALRGLTHSPHLSLSLPPIIDNLKSHPHILEDVSIMSSSPYPQSSDHLHMNNSNNPLNIRKKSMSLSSIMDTRILHQHAYSPKDPIRDSNNDTLSSNIDTGINANDKPTLNDQLASILD, encoded by the coding sequence ATGGCGAAGACATTAGCCCAAGGCAGGAAACCGGGAAGTGGTAGAAAACCAGGGAAGGCTAAGACATTAAGAGAGGGTAGAAAACCAGGTAGTGGGAGGAAACGTAGAGAGCCAGCCCTTAATAATCATACACAATTACAATCAGAAGCACAAATTGGCACAAATAAAACGTTAAATGACAACTTAACGAAGTCGCCCACGAATGAACTCAATTTCACTCTAAGAGACATGGAAGCTGTGGACGCCCTTCGAGGCTTGACACATAGCCCCCATTTATCGTTATCATTGCCACCAATAATAGATAACTTGAAAAGTCATCCACATATTCTGGAAGATGTATCGATAATGAGTTCTTCCCCATATCCGCAATCTTCAGATCATTTGCATATGAACAATTCCAACAATCCCCTAAATATTAGGAAAAAAAGTATGAGTTTGTCTTCCATTATGGATACTAGAATATTACATCAACATGCATATAGTCCGAAGGACCCCATACGAGATTCGAATAACGACACACTCTCTTCAAACATTGATACTGGAATCAATGCTAATGATAAACCAACTTTGAACGATCAATTAGCATCAATCTTAGATTAG
- the CTK3 gene encoding Ctk3p (ancestral locus Anc_8.835), producing MDSLEARLQFIQVLKNLQKSLNTIDNNTTSIENSQSPISNSGSITDPVQFYLRNYRHHYEDFHQCLFDTTTKMNSLDRLNVMIYYSKIILALKAHPDEFNRKVLYDTLLPSLCDLIELILPVNDWKAITNLKVCIDIFNSLKEQFIDVGNEMLSESIPDTTDENVDTTSWYTIKTPATDYKDSFLNSQLIISDRKTKKELFFKNYLMDGISKVDTNLEKLDNNNVLTTTILHRMENDRERHKRMKEQRWIIERGNQLNKKTILDEQEFKLLWENQDNNTLTTDDIKNVKEMNLIANQGYMLE from the coding sequence ATGGACTCCCTCGAGGCAAGATTGCAATTTATTCAAGTGTTGAAAAACCTACAAAAGAGTCTGAACACAATAGATAACAATACCACCtccattgaaaattcaCAATCACCCATCTCAAACTCAGGTTCTATAACGGATCCTGTCCAATTCTACCTCAGAAACTATCGTCACCATTATGAAGATTTCCATCAATGCCTTTTTGACACGACGACAAAGATGAACTCGTTAGATAGATTGAATGTcatgatttattattccaaGATTATACTGGCATTGAAGGCACACCCTGATGAATTCAATAGGAAAGTCCTCTACGACACTTTATTACCTTCTCTATGtgatttaattgaattgatATTACCTGTTAATGATTGGAAAGCAAtaacaaatttaaaagtGTGCattgatatatttaattctttgaagGAACAATTCATAGATGTGGGAAATGAAATGTTATCAGAGAGTATTCCGGACACAACTGATGAAAACGTGGACACAACTTCATGGTATACTATCAAAACACCAGCGACTGATTATAAAGattcttttcttaattctcaattaataatatcgGATAGAAAGACAAAAAAGGAATTGTTCTTTAAAAATTACTTGATGGATGGTATTTCCAAAGTTGATAcaaatcttgaaaaacttgacaataataatgtacTGACAACTACTATATTACACAGAATGGAAAATGATAGAGAAAGGCATAAGAGGATGAAGGAGCAACGATGGATCATTGAAAGAGGAAATCAACTTAACAAGAAGACAATTCTCGATGAGCAAGAGTTCAAACTATTGTGGGAAAATcaagataataatacattGACGACTGATGATATCAAGAACGTTAAAGAAATGAATCTAATAGCAAATCAAGGTTATATGCTTGAATAG
- the NCAS0B00350 gene encoding SRP1/TIP1 family protein, translating to MIELMVYVKDIVAYRDDYLSMQKANPAMPYPAEMPRAVLAAIMGDKSKFTTLFSTIPATEVDFMVTGVPWYSTRLSSLIAAALSSEGVVIEVPTPSSIITSTAAPSSSILTSSAASSVASSSVVGSSAVSPVVSSSVASSSVASSVVSSVQSSVAASSSVVSSGASSVESSVAATSSAASSVERSVAATSSAASSIASSSSSNSSFVSSSSVVSPIVSSSANIISTPVTSSASSKFSNSTVAATSTPATAKDVTRTTNINLTTLKTITHCDDVCTKSIYASAAANSASVITVTSEGTTYLTVTYCPLTATPTENTVTLSTGATTLVTVTQCDEVCSQSKASVASASAAQAATTTTTAKVTKASSAAQTSKTNAVETVSPSAGKATTVSSVAQFTSSASSPAIAEQTANGAMKRVAGLGAGVVGAAMLLL from the coding sequence ATGATTGAACTGATGGTCTACGTTAAAGATATCGTTGCCTACAGGGATGATTATTTGTCCATGCAAAAGGCTAATCCAGCTATGCCATATCCAGCTGAAATGCCCCGTGCCGTACTTGCTGCTATAATGGGAGATAAAAGTAAATTTACTACTCTATTTTCCACCATCCCAGCCACTGAAGTCGATTTTATGGTTACCGGTGTTCCATGGTATTCAACTAGATTAAGCTCTCTTATCGCTGCTGCACTTTCTTCTGAAGGTGTTGTTATTGAAGTGCCAACCCCATCTTCAATTATCACAAGTACTGCTGCtccttcatcatcaattttaaCTTCCTCTGCTGCATCCTCTGTTGCCAGCTCTTCTGTTGTCGGCTCTTCTGCTGTATCCCCTGTCGTCAGTTCTTCTGTTGCCAGTTCTTCTGTTGCATCCTCTGTTGTCTCCTCAGTTCAAAGCTCTGTAGCTGCCAGCTCTTCTGTTGTATCTTCAGGCGCATCCTCTGTTGAAAGCTCTGTAGCTGCTACCTCCTCTGCTGCATCCTCTGTTGAAAGATCTGTAGCTGCTACCTCCTCTGCTGCATCCTCTATTGCTAGCTCCTCCTCTTCCAATTCCTCATTTGTTAGCTCCTCATCAGTTGTTTCCCCTATTGTAAGCTCTTCTGCTAACATCATCTCTACTCCAGTAACTTCTAGTGCATCCTCGAAGTTCTCTAACTCCACTGTTGCTGCCACTTCCACTCCTGCTACCGCCAAGGATGTCACTCGTACCACTAACATCAACCTAACCACCTTGAAGACCATCACTCATTGTGATGATGTTTGTACCAAGTCCATCTACGCTTCCGCCGCTGCTAACAGTGCAAGTGTCATAACTGTTACCAGCGAAGGTACTACTTACTTGACCGTTACTTACTGTCCATTGACTGCTACACCAACCGAAAATACTGTCACTTTGTCCACCGGTGCCACAACTTTGGTTACTGTCACTCAATGTGACGAAGTTTGCTCTCAATCTAAGGCTTCTGTTGCCTCTGCATCTGCTGCTCAAGCTGCTACCACTACCACTACCGCTAAGGTAACAAAGGCTTCTTCTGCTGCTCAAACTTCCAAGACTAACGCTGTCGAAACTGTTTCTCCAAGTGCAGGTAAGGCCACCACTGTTTCCAGTGTTGCTCAATTCACTTCAAGTGCATCTTCCCCAGCCATTGCTGAACAAACCGCTAATGGTGCTATGAAGAGAGTTGCTGGCCTAGGTGCTGGTGTTGTCGGTGCTGCTATGCTATTATTGTAA
- the NCAS0B00360 gene encoding uncharacterized protein codes for MESFGFIVKTQNDLAAVDDAFVAWRDNKPFSSVAQSVLVDTEDFCGIVVDSPKVVNQTILSLTTCDIIDSDNETLNEFQLSISLLGEKEEIPASLNDDFQDLLNNYYEFDGVHHSSANDSIVFGAWYGSDVDKVILIRLSTYMWSFTISNGVYANNYIEHIGDSAADSFGFILNVNNDTQLVDYAISKWENHETFNDNANVIAIDDEYYCYI; via the coding sequence ATGGAATCGTTTGGTTTTATAGTTAAAACACAAAATGATTTAGCAGCAGTGGATGATGCATTTGTTGCCTGGAGGGATAACAAACCATTTAGCTCTGTTGCACAAAGCGTCTTAGTCGATACTGAGGATTTTTGCGGGATTGTTGTCGATTCTCCTAAGGTTGTTAACCAAACTATTCTTTCCTTGACCACTTGTGATATTATAGATTCAGATAACGAAACCCTTAACGAATTCCAACTTTCCATTAGTTTGTTAGgtgaaaaggaagaaattcCAGCCAgtttaaatgatgattttCAAGAccttttaaataattattatgAATTTGATGGAGTTCATCATTCTTCAGCTAATGACTCCATTGTATTTGGTGCTTGGTACGGTTCCGACGTCGACAAAGTTATTTTAATCAGATTATCTACCTATATGTGGTCCTTCACAATTTCCAATGGAGTTTATGCTAACAACTACATCGAACATATTGGCGATTCTGCTGCTGATTCGTTtggatttattttaaatgTGAATAATGACACACAATTGGTTGATTACGCAATTAGTAAATGGGAAAATCATGAAACTTTTAATGACAACGCTAATGTTATTGCAATCGATGATGAATACTATTGCTATATTTAG